A genomic segment from Amia ocellicauda isolate fAmiCal2 chromosome 13, fAmiCal2.hap1, whole genome shotgun sequence encodes:
- the LOC136767009 gene encoding potassium/sodium hyperpolarization-activated cyclic nucleotide-gated channel 1-like: MTRGWRSLFLPRVTKQSLHVYGSEAAVQKECDRQRETSSWVIHPFSAIRNYYILLMLVLTFLNLLAIPIGIAFLDSEHHFRAWEIFNLFSDTVFVLDILVNFRMGVITDQKVILQPKEIRHHYLKSWFALDLISAFPLDYIILIAKSFEEHSDTSSFSASKLVRVIMFARIFSLARLLRVSKLWRFFTEWEQVSNANMEAVRLILRIMGLFLMILLLCHWNGCIQFLVPVLQEFPEHSWVVRENLTNATLGEQYSVAVFRALSHMIGISYGSAEPPSDETELWIVMTSMVSGALMYTMMVASIAAMMTNGDAPAKAFRSKMSQLEDYMTYRKLPRELRTRICNYFQARHQGKWFDEEDIFKLVSRPLREEILNVRCANVLNSVPMFRNRDANFSNAVLLKLGREVFQEGDLITHPNAPGDRMFFVECGRVLVTTATVQAELCDGDCFGELCLLNKGHCTAMVQATSLVRLYSLSAGSFEEVLQGFPEIREELYQTAHERLRV, translated from the exons ATGACACGCGGCTGGAGATCGCTATTTCTGCCCCGAGTGACCAAGCAGTCCCTGCATGTGTATGGGAGTGAGGCCGCGGTGCAGAAAGAGTGTGACCGCCAGAGAGAGACCAGCTCATGGGTGATTCACCCCTTCAGCGCCATCAG GAATTACTACATCTTGCTGATGCTGGTGCTGACATTTCTCAACCTTCTTGCGATCCCCATCGGAATCGCCTTTCTGGATTCGGAGCACCACTTCCGCGCCTGGGAGATCTTCAACCTCTTCTCGGACACGGTCTTCGTGCTGGATATTCTCGTCAACTTTCGGATGGGTGTCATCACGGATCAG AAAGTGATTTTGCAGCCAAAGGAAATCCGGCACCACTACTTGAAAAGTTGGTTCGCCTTGGATTTGATTTCTGCCTTTCCTCTGGATTACATCATCCTAATCGCAAAG agttttgaagaGCACAGTGACACCTCTTCCTTCTCTGCCTCTAAACTGGTGAGAGTCATCATGTTCGCGAGGATCTTCAGTTTGGCTCGCCTGCTCCGAGTGTCGAAGTTATGGAGGTTCTTCACAGAATGGGAacag GTTTCGAATGCAAACATGGAAGCGGTGCGCCTGATCCTCCGCATTATGGGTCTGTTCTTGATGATTCTTCTTCTGTGCCACTGGAATGGATGTATTCAGTTCCTTGTTCCCGTTTTGCAAGAATTTCCTGAGCACTCTTGGGTTGTCAGGGAAAACTTGACG AATGCCACTCTGGGAGAGCAGTACTCCGTTGCTGTTTTTCGGGCGCTTTCCCACATGATTGGCATCTCCTATGGCTCCGCCGAACCCCCCTCAG ATGAAACTGAGCTATGGATTGTCATGACGAGCATGGTTTCAGGAGCTTTGATGTACACAATGATGGTCGCCAGCATAGCAGCAATGATGACCAACGGCGACGCACCTGCAAAAGCCTTCAGAAGCAAA ATGAGTCAGCTGGAAGACTACATGACGTACAGAAAGCTACCCCGAGAACTACGGACTCGGATATGCAATTACTTCCAGGCCAGGCACCAGGGGAAATGGTTTGACGAGGAGGACATTTTTAAACTGGTCTCCAGACCCTTGAGAGAG GAGATTCTCAATGTCCGATGCGCCAATGTGCTGAACAGTGTCCCAATGTTCAGGAATCGGGATGCCAATTTCAGCAACGCTGTCTTGCTGAAACTGGGCAGAGAGGTTTTCCAGGAAGGGGACCTCATCACACATCCGAATGCTCCCGGAGATCGTATGTTCTTCGTCGAGTGCGGGAGAGTCCTGGTCACGACAGCCACTGTCCAGGCGGAGCTGTGTGATGGGGACTGTTTTGGAG agcTGTGTCTCCTGAACAAGGGCCACTGCACGGCGATGGTGCAGGCCACGAGTCTGGTTCGGCTCTACTCTCTGTCCGCTGGGAGCTTTGAGGAAGTTCTGCAAGGTTTCCCAGAGATCAGAGAGGAGCTGTATCAAACCGCACACGAGAGGCTGCGTGTTTAA